GGTGGCCAAATCGGCCGAACAAGCAGCGGCGCAGGCCGCAATTGTCCAGTTGCAACAGTGGCCAGCCGATTTGCTGGACTGGCGCAATGCCACACAAGCCCAAACGCAATTTGGCGTAATGGCCCCATGGGGTGGCTGGTGGTTTGCACGCGGCGCCTGGGCCAAGCCGGCCAGCTTGTGCCGCGCCAGTCTGGTGCGCTTTCCGCAACTGATTCGTCTGGTCACCAATGCGCACGTTGCGGAACTGAAGCGCACTGAACACGGCTGGCAATTGCTGGACGCATCCGGCAACGAACTGGCCAGCGCACCCATCGTGATCCTGGCCCAAGCCACCGCAGCACTGGAATTGCCGCAGGCGCAGGAATTGCCGCTGTCCTCATCGCTGCGCAGTACCACGCTGGTGGCGGCCGGCGCGTTGCCCGAGATGAGTGCGGGTCTGTCTGGTTCGGGTTACGTCACACCACAGCTGGATGGCTGGCACTGCATCGGTGCCGCTGCGGCCAAGCCGGGCGAAGTCATGACGGCGGAATCGGCCAACCTCCAGGCGCTGGGCCAATTGTTTGCCCAAACGGCAGTGGTCAATCTGCCAACCGGCGGCACCAGACTGTGCGCACGCCCCAATTCGCTTGATCGCATGCCATTAGTGGGTGAATTGCCACAAGCTCATGCCGAGCAAGGCACAGTACACCAACTGTTTCACATCAAGCGTCAGGCCGGTTTGTATGGTTTGCTGGGATTGGGTTCGCGCGGGTTGACCTATGCCAGTCTGTGTGCCGAAGTGCTAGCGGCGGAGCTGAACGCAGAGCCCGCACCGCTCGAGCGCGCATTGCTGGATGCCATCGACCCTGCGCGATTTCTGCTGCGCGCCATGCGCAAAGGTTCGCCTTGGCCGCTGGAGTCCACTGCCGACGATAGTGACGATGATGATCAAGACGCCTGACATCTGTACTGCCTTATTACAGAATCCATAATCAAACAGCATAACAGTTTGAGGATTTAGCCAACTGCGGGGGTGCAGTCCGGCAGAGAATGTGGCTTTCGGCGATTGTGTACTCTCTTTAATCTGGGAAGGCTCACACCCCACCCGGAGATCGCCATGAAAGCCACCATGATTGCCTGTAGCAGCCTTGTCAGTCTCAAGCGCGCCGGTCGGGTGACCATTCGCTGCGAGCGCGGTCAGTTGTGGTTGTCGGTGCCGGGCGAGGATGTGATTTTGCGGGCAGGCGAAAGCTGGAAAGCAGCGCACGCGGGTACGGTGCTCATTGAAGGGGTGAATGACGCCCGCTTCAGTCTGGTTACGCCGAGTTCAGGCTGGTTCAATGGCTGGCAGTCGCCGTTCAAGTCACAGGCCGTCCGTTCGTCGTTACGCATGAAG
This genomic interval from Silvimonas soli contains the following:
- a CDS encoding DUF2917 domain-containing protein, whose protein sequence is MKATMIACSSLVSLKRAGRVTIRCERGQLWLSVPGEDVILRAGESWKAAHAGTVLIEGVNDARFSLVTPSSGWFNGWQSPFKSQAVRSSLRMKIG